The DNA window ttctctctcactaGCTACTACAATATCTCAGTTTTTGATGGCTTAATTGCGTTTCCCTGCTTACATGAGGAAAGTTATTACCCAGGGGTGGAATGTTTTATCGTTAAACTGTTGGGCTGAACGGTTGAGGGTTTGGTTTTCCAGTGAATCAAATCGTGCGGGGGAAACACGCTGTGGGGATGAAGGGGAACACCAACAAGCATCCAGTTTCGCTGGCGCAATATAGCgacgtttgttttgttttctcaccaCAGGTAAAAGGgtaaatagaataaaatgaaatgtaaataaatcaaataaccCCTCTACAAGCAAATGAAGcgagaatgtttttttttttttttaattcaaccaaAAAAGATCAGAATAcctcatatttattttttaattaatgttatAAATCGGTTGTGTGAAATTGATTAGCACCAGAACAGGAGCGCAACGGGTAACATAAATTGGTGAAACCTCAAAAAATCAGAGCTAATGTGTTTTATCTTAGAGAGACATGCACACACTAAATCTTTAAATGTCCACCAAGTACAGTATCCCGTACAGGAATATGTGCACCGGAAACCGGAAAATATTCGTGCCAGTTGTCTTTGTCacttttaaatcagtttttttgtcAAGTTCTAGCTGCAGGTGCCCACTCTTACTGCAGCATCCTGAGTGTTTCTCATTGCTCCGTGTTGAGTCGGCTCATGAATCCCTTCTGGAGGTGGTCCTCCACGCCGACGCTCTGGCCCTGTCTCCCGTGTATGTGAACGGGCCGGCCGGGGTAGACGCTGGATCTCTGCAGGTATGAGGAGCGCCACATCGCCGGGTGATTGAGATGGGGTATTACCCAGTTCTGGTGCTGATATGGGACGGTGGGGGCATGGTGGAGTGGGTCGAAAGGGGGCAGAAGCGATGCAAAGAGTGGCTGGGGAGGAGCGTCGGTAGAAATGGAGATGTCGTTGCTGCTGGGGGAGACCTGTCGCTGGGCATCGACGTCCCTCTCTGCTGGCCTGCAGACCCCCGCAGCTCCTCCATGGGAGAGGACTCTGGCGCCTGGCAGAGGCAAGGGGCCTTGTGTGACAAAGTAATGATGACTTAGTGGGTTAAAAACGGGGCTAAAACAAGGAATCTTGCCCTCTAAGGAGTGCACTACTGTTTCTTGTTGCCTCAGACCAGGAACAGCAGCTGGGCTGCTGCCACCACTGCGCCAGAGTCCCGCCTGTAGAAAAGCAGGAGTGCGCGGAGATAAAGACAGAGTGGATGCCAGCACGGATGTAGAGGATGCTGCACAGGAAGGGACAGCTTTGCCTTGTTCCAAACTCAGGTTAGTGTGGTACTGCAGGTTGAGGACCTGAGCCCTCAGCTGGGCGTTCTCCTCACTCAGGGCCAGCAGCTGGCCCTCCA is part of the Xiphophorus hellerii strain 12219 chromosome 9, Xiphophorus_hellerii-4.1, whole genome shotgun sequence genome and encodes:
- the LOC116725353 gene encoding uncharacterized protein LOC116725353; protein product: MSTTKSPESVDSCQPSSSSSSSSSSSSSSSSSVESSRFLESGSDPGLVPVARPSLLARRLVRLRACRSHLSPVRRRKREMIPADKKDATYWDKRRKNNEAAKRSREKRRINDLLMEGQLLALSEENAQLRAQVLNLQYHTNLSLEQGKAVPSCAASSTSVLASTLSLSPRTPAFLQAGLWRSGGSSPAAVPGLRQQETVVHSLEGKIPCFSPVFNPLSHHYFVTQGPLPLPGARVLSHGGAAGVCRPAERDVDAQRQVSPSSNDISISTDAPPQPLFASLLPPFDPLHHAPTVPYQHQNWVIPHLNHPAMWRSSYLQRSSVYPGRPVHIHGRQGQSVGVEDHLQKGFMSRLNTEQ